In Timaviella obliquedivisa GSE-PSE-MK23-08B, the sequence GACGATCGCCTTAGGCAAGTCGAGATCAGGTTTAGGATGACGGGCTTCAATAAGGCTAATGGCGCGGCTGACGGTTTCTGGCAAGATGACGACAAGACTGCTAGCAGGAGCTTGGTCTAGCATCGTGTTGATTGCTTCCGTTTCGTTGATGATGACTTCATAGGAAAGGGTTGTGCCGCTCTCTAGGATGCCCTGGACAATGAGTTGTGCCGCTTCCCCCTGAGGGCGACCCCGGGTATCATCGTCTTCTTTAACAATGATGCGATCGAATATTTCGGCAGAAAGCTTTCCCAGGGTAACAAAATCCTCATCACGGCGATCGCCTGGCCCTCCGACTACACCAATTCGTTCTCCCGGCCAATTTTGCACAAAATCTCCCAATGCCTTGTAGCTGTGCGGATTATGTGCATAATCGACTAGCACATGGTAGTTGCCCAGGTTGAACAAATTCATCCGTCCGGGTGTTTGGTTAACCGACGCTTGAAAAGTTGCTAACGCCGTCCGAATATCTTCAATTCGGACACCCTGCGCAAATGCGGCCAGACTCGCCGCCAGGGCGTTGGCAATCATAAACGGAGCGCGTCCTCCCATGGTTAATGGCACGTTCACGGCTTGTTCAATCCGCAATGTCCAACCCCCCTTCAAAATAGAGAGATAGCCATTTTCGTATACAGCCGCCAAGCCGCCCTGGCGCGTGTGTTTGCGCACCAGTTCGTTATCTGGGTTCATTGTAAAATAGGCAACCTGTGCTTTTACTTGGGTCACCATTGCCGCGACTAGGGGGTCATCGGCATTAAGAACTGCATAGCCATTAGGACGGGCTGTTTCGACCACGACGCTCTTAAGCTGAGCCAGGTCTTCGACGGTTTCAATGTCGCCAATGCCCAGGTGATCGGCAGCAACGTTCAGCACAATGCCCACATCACAGGCGCTGAACCCCAAGCCCGATCGCAAGATACCGCCTCTGGCAGTTTCTAACACAGCAATTTCAACCGTCGGATCTTGCAAAATGACTTGAGCGCTTTGAGGCCCCGTGGTGTCACCTTTCTGAACCAGGTAATCGCCAATATAAATGCCATCAGTAGTGGTGTAGCCAACTACCTGGTTCGTTTGTCTAAAGATATGAGCCAGGAGGCGTGTCGTCGTGGTTTTACCATTCGTCCCCGTGATCGCCAAAATAGGAATGCGACTTTGGGCACCGGGTGGAAATAGCATATCAAGAACGGGTTCGGCAACGTTGCGGGGAATGCCTTCGCTGGGGCAAAAGTGCATCCGAAACCCAGGAGCCGCGTTGACTTCAACAATCACCCCGTCTACTTCGTGGAGCGGTCGGGAAATATCAGACGTAACAACATCAATTCCGGCAATATCTAGCCCAATCACCTTGGCAACGCGCTGAGCGATCCAAATATTTTCGGGGTGAATTTCGTCAGTGCGATCGATCGCTACGCCGCCCGTACTGAGGTTAGCAGTGGCACGCAGATAGCAAATTTCTTGAGGCTGAAGGACTGAGTCAAGGGTATAGCCTTGACGCTCTAGCAAGTCCCAAGAAGTGCGGTCTAGCTCAATACGAGTGAGAATGTTAGCATGACCGTCACCGCGACGAGGATCGCTGTTTGTAACTTCAATCAGTTCAGCAATCGTGGATTGACCGTTGCCAATGACATGAGCCGGAACCCGTTCGGCAACGGCAACGACTTTACCATCAATGACTAAAACCCGATGATCGCGCCCGACATAAAAGCGCTCAACGATCACGCCTTTAGAAACAGCTTTGGCAGCGTCGTATGCCTCTTCTGCAAGTTTGGAATCGTTGATGTTAATGGTGATGCCGCGCCCGTGATTACCATCTAGAGGTTTGATGACAATAGGAAATCCGCCGACATGGGCGATCGCCTGTTCCAGTTCATCCAAATAATGAATTACGGTTCCACGCGGCACGGGCACGCCGATATCGCTTAAAATTCCCTTCGTTCCCTCTTTATCAGAAGCTAACTCTACGCCCAAAACGCCTGTGCCACTGGTTAACGTTGCCTGAATCCGCTTTTGATAGACTCCCTGCCCAAATTGGATCATGGCTCGGCTGCTCAACGCTGTCCAAGGAATCCCTCTGATCTCGGCTTCCTTCACAATATTTTCGGTACTCGGCCCTAAAGATGCTTGCGCCCAAAAATCTTGCAGATCCTTCAAATCATGCATGAGTTCAGCAGGCAAATAGTGTCCCGTGGTAACAATGCTTTGACAAAGGCGAACGGCTGCCCGCATGGCATATCGTCCTGCCTGTTCATCTAGGTATTCAAACACTACTTGATACACCCCAGCATCGGCAGTCTCGCGGGTACGCCCAAAGCTAACTGCCATACCTGCTAAAGTTTGTAGCTCTAGCGCCACATGCTCAACAACATGACCTAGTCGGGTGCCTTCCTTAACGCGCTCTAAAAAGTTACCTTCAGGCTCACAGTCTTGGATGGAGCGATGATCTACTAAACCAGGCAGCAGTTCGACGAGTCCTTCGTAAAATCCCGAAATTTGGTGGGAAAATACATCGGCTAGATCTTCTAAATCTAAACGAAGAACAATTAATTTTTCATGTCGAATGCTCCAATAGTTTGGACCACGCAGCGTTTGGGTTTTGAGAATTTTCATAACTAAATCACTGAGTTGTTTCGATGTAGAGCAACAATTGCAGTAAGCGCAATAGCAGGTAAGCGTCTAGTCTGAACCTTTAAGAAGCTCATTAACCGTCCAGGATGAACAGTTTTGAAGATTAGCAGGCTTAATGTTTTGTGAAAGAAATTAAGCACTGCTTCACCTTAGGTATGAGTATGACTGTAAAACTTAATCCGATTCCCTAACTCACTCAGTCCAGATTAATCTACAGCCATTCTTCAACAGTCTCTCAACTTTTTCCTTTCTACTCCTGACTGACAGCAGACTGCGCCTAGTTCTCGATCGCCATAACCTTCCGATGATGATAATCATAACGATCGCCATGACTCAAAATATGGACACGTAAGTTATGAATACTGATAGGGTCAGTTGAGCCCACGGTCGGAAAGTTAGCAAATAAAGCTTCTGCGGGGTCAACAACAGTGACTGTGCCTTTGCCAATGACCTGGAAAATGCCGCTACTTTCAAACAAGGCACAGGTATCTTCATCAATTCCAATCCCCAGCTTATCAGGATGGGAAGCAACTGCACTCATTAACCGCGCCATCCGGTTACGGTTATGAAAGTGCTGATCAACAATTACTTCAGGAACAATACCTAAGCCAAGAGTCATATCGACTAGGGCACGATTGGGCGATTCACCACTGCCGCCCCCTGCAATCATCTGCAAACCCATAACAGCCGCCCCTGCGCTGGTTCCTGCCAGGGTCACTGCGCCAAGTTGTGCACGCTTTCGGACAATTTCCATCATTGGCGTATCTGCTAATAGGCCGCAGAGTCGTAGCTGATCTCCGCCTGTCAGAAAAATGCCTGTACAGCTTTCCACATAGTTAAGCCAGGTAGGGTCTTCGCTTTGGGCACGATCTTGAATATCAATCACTTCGATCGCTTTTGCACCCATTTCGCTAAAGATAGTTTCATAGCGATTGCCAATAATGGCGGGTTCACGAGAGGCGCAAGGCACAATGGCGATACGAGAATCTTCCCCTCCAGACCGTTGAAAGAAGGTCTGGAGGATTTGTTTCCCTTGAATTTTGTCTTCGGCACCGCCAATAATCATGACGGCGTGTTTAGTAGGCTGGGGCATCCTTAAATCAAGGAACGTGAGGTCTGGTTGCAGTATCATATCGCTTCGGGACAAGAAGTGAGTGATCTGTTCCAATCGCTGATTTAGAGAAAGGGGATTCCTGTTCATCTTTTGATATCAATGGGGCAAGTGAAGGCAGACAGGAGCAAGGTTGACTCTTGACTAGAAGGTTCGCACGAATTTGGACATTGCCCTGGATCCAGCCTAGTATCTCATTTTGTGCTCAACTTTTATCAGACTGCCTGATTCAGGCTGGCTTAGTGTTGTAAATAGCCTATCGGTTTGAAGAGTCAGGAATAGTATCGATGTTTACTCCAGTACACTAGTCAACAGATGATTTTTGCTCGGTAGATTTTGACGGACTTAAACCTATGGTGACTAGGCAACCGCAACCAGAACCCTCTTGGCGGGCGATCGCTCGTCTGCTGCGCTGGGATAAGCCTGCGGGACGATTAATTCTCATGATTCCGGCGCTGTGGGCGGTCGTGTTGGCATCGCAAGGAAAGCCAGAACCGCTGCTGGTGGGAGTCATTATTTTGGGCACGCTGGCGACCAGTGCGGCAGGGTGTGTGGTGAATGATTTGTGGGATCGCAATATTGATCCCAAGGTCAAGCGAACCCGCGATCGCCCCCTTGCCTCACGGGCGCTTTCGGCAAAGACCGGGTTTGGAGTCATGCTGGTTGCCTTTGCCTGTGCTTTGGGGCTGGCTCAGTATCTCAATCCTTTTAGTTTTTGGCTGTGTGTCGCAGCGGTGCCGTTTATTATCTTTTACCCAGCCGCGAAAAGAGTTTTTCCGGTGCCACAGTTGGTGCTGTCAATTTGCTGGGGGTTTGCAGTGTTGATTTGCTGGAGTGCAGTCATAAGGGGATTGGAACCTGCAACTTGGCTACTGTGGGGAGCGACAGTGCTGTGGACTTTGGGGTTTGATACAGTTTATGCAATGGCAGATCGAGAAGACGATGAGCGGGTAGGAGTTAAATCAAGCGCGCGTTTCTTTGGACAGTATGCAGCACAAGCTGTGGGGCTGTTTTTTGCGGGAAGTGCAGGTTTGTTAGCAGGGTTAGGAGCTTTGTTGAATTTAAATCTCTGGTTTTGGGTTTCGCTAGGGTTAGCAATTTTAGGGTGGGCTTATCACTATCAACTCATTCGTCCGGCAAAGCCCATGGGAACCGTGTATGGGCAGGTATTTCAACAAAATGTTGGGGTGGGATTTATTTTGTTAGCAGGGATGATTTTAGGATCTTGGTAAAGTAAAAATAGCTGGCTGGGCTGGATTGAAAAACGGGAGGCGAATTCGATGAAACAACGATTTCACGATCGCACTGAAGCGGGAAAGCTTCTGGCTGCCCAGTTGAGTGAGTATGCCGACCGTTCGGATGTTTGGGTGCTGGGGCTGCCGAGAGGCGGAGTGCCTGTGGCGTATGAGATTGCTCAGGCTTTAAATTTGCCGCTTGATATTTGTTTGGTGCGAAAGTTAGGAGTGCCCGGGCAGCCAGAGCTAGCAATGGGAGCGATCGCTCCGGGTGGCGTGATGGTGCTAAATCACGAAATTTTGGAGTCGATTAGGATTTCGCGCCCAGCATTTCAAGAGGTGATAGAGAGCGAGCAGCAGGAGTTGGAGCGCCGCGATCGCACCTATCGAGAAAATCGTCCTGAGCTTGATATCCAAGGGAAGACAGTGATTTTGGTCGATGATGGGATTGCGACGGGTTCAACCATAAGGGCAGCGATCGCCACGCTTCGCCAAAAGATTCCTCAAGAAATAGTGGTGGCAGTTCCAGTGGCACCTATTTCTACTGATGAATCGTTGAGGACAATTGTAGACAAAGTTGTTTGCCTTAATTTGCCTGAGCGGCTCAACGCCATTGGCATGTGGTACGTCGATTTCTCTCAAACTTCTGATCAAGAAGTCCGATATCTTTTGGCGCAGCAGACAATTAGAACCACATGATTAAATCATGATGCGATCGCGTCCTGCCTCTATAGTTTTAAACCTACACTAGAAAATATCTCTCCTCATCTACGCAACATCATGCAAGTTCGGTTTCAAGTCATTCGCCAAAACGCCGATACTCCTCCGCGAGTTCAAACCTACGACTTAGAAGTTGATCCTGGCAATACTATTCTCGATTGCCTTAATCGCATTAAATGGGAGCAAGATGGCAGCCTGGCATATCGCAAAAACTGCCGAAACACGATTTGCGGAAGCTGCTCAATGCGAATTAATGGGCGATCGGCTCTGGCTTGTAAGGAGAACGTCGGCAGCGAAGCGGCTCGGCTCCAGCACATTGCAGCCGCCAACTCCAGCGCCACTGTTGATGCAGTTCCGACCTTTACGATCGCCCCCATGGGCAACATGCCCGTTATTAAAGATTTGGTCGTGGACATGCAGAGCTTTTGGGACAATCTGCAAGCAGTTGCTCCTTACGTGAGTACTGAGGCGCGGCAACTCCCTGAACGAGAATTTTTGCAATCTCCTGAAGAACGCGATCGCCTTAACCAGGTCGGCAACTGCATTCTCTGTGGAGCTTGCTACTCAGAGTGCAACGCCCGGGAGGTCGATGCTACTTTTGTAGGCCCCCACGCCCTTGCCAAAGCCTATCGGACAGTTGCCGATCCCCGCGACGGACGCACTGAAGAACGCTTAGAGCACTACAGCCAGGGTACAGCAGGCGTTTGGGGCTGCACTCGCTGCTCTTTCTGCGATGCGGTTTGCCCAATGGAAGTTGCACCGATGGAGCAAATCAGTAAAATTAAGCAAGAAATTCTCGATCGCCAAGACGACCAATCGAGCCTGCCCGTTCGTCATCGCAAGGTGCTGATTAACCTGGTGAAGGAAGGCGGCTGGCTTGACGAGCGTAAGTTTGGCATCAGAGTCGTCAGCAATTCGCTACGAGATTTACGAGGACTCATGAGTCTAGGGCCGTTGGGTCTGCGAATGTTGGCACGGGGAAAATTTCCCTTTGGGTTTGAGCCTTCGACAGGAGTAGATGAAGTGCGATCGCTAATTGAAGCCGTACAAAGTTTGGAAGCGGAATCGACTCAAGCGCCAAAATCCTAACAAGTTCAATTAATTTACCACCGCAAGAAACCAACAAAATCGCCTGTTCCCCCGCTAAATCTTTCGGGAACCCTAGTCCTAGTTCACCCACTCACATTGGCAGCAGGACATTTAGGGCATGGGCAAAAAAACAATTGGAATGCTTTCGTCCTACCCAGGACTTACCCAAGGCGATTGGATGTGGAACCAAACGCCCCATCATTTTGGGGTTTGGGGCAATGTTCAACTTTTAGCTCAAGCCGAGCAGCCCGACTTTCTTCTATTGTATAACTTCCACGATTTCAAACCTACGCCTCCTCAAGGTTGGCTGCAACGGTTTAAGAAACCACCCCAACTTTCGCCAGAGGCAGCAAAAATCAAGTTTCGTAGCGTACCTCAACAACGAGTTATTTCCCTGGTGAGAGAACCGCCCTTTGCTGAAAAGCTGAAGCAAA encodes:
- the cphA gene encoding cyanophycin synthetase yields the protein MKILKTQTLRGPNYWSIRHEKLIVLRLDLEDLADVFSHQISGFYEGLVELLPGLVDHRSIQDCEPEGNFLERVKEGTRLGHVVEHVALELQTLAGMAVSFGRTRETADAGVYQVVFEYLDEQAGRYAMRAAVRLCQSIVTTGHYLPAELMHDLKDLQDFWAQASLGPSTENIVKEAEIRGIPWTALSSRAMIQFGQGVYQKRIQATLTSGTGVLGVELASDKEGTKGILSDIGVPVPRGTVIHYLDELEQAIAHVGGFPIVIKPLDGNHGRGITININDSKLAEEAYDAAKAVSKGVIVERFYVGRDHRVLVIDGKVVAVAERVPAHVIGNGQSTIAELIEVTNSDPRRGDGHANILTRIELDRTSWDLLERQGYTLDSVLQPQEICYLRATANLSTGGVAIDRTDEIHPENIWIAQRVAKVIGLDIAGIDVVTSDISRPLHEVDGVIVEVNAAPGFRMHFCPSEGIPRNVAEPVLDMLFPPGAQSRIPILAITGTNGKTTTTRLLAHIFRQTNQVVGYTTTDGIYIGDYLVQKGDTTGPQSAQVILQDPTVEIAVLETARGGILRSGLGFSACDVGIVLNVAADHLGIGDIETVEDLAQLKSVVVETARPNGYAVLNADDPLVAAMVTQVKAQVAYFTMNPDNELVRKHTRQGGLAAVYENGYLSILKGGWTLRIEQAVNVPLTMGGRAPFMIANALAASLAAFAQGVRIEDIRTALATFQASVNQTPGRMNLFNLGNYHVLVDYAHNPHSYKALGDFVQNWPGERIGVVGGPGDRRDEDFVTLGKLSAEIFDRIIVKEDDDTRGRPQGEAAQLIVQGILESGTTLSYEVIINETEAINTMLDQAPASSLVVILPETVSRAISLIEARHPKPDLDLPKAIVAEQGLKAVPEASHSIRHGSVNGSNPFQAIEVKEGIKYVQSGG
- a CDS encoding cyanophycinase, translating into MPQPTKHAVMIIGGAEDKIQGKQILQTFFQRSGGEDSRIAIVPCASREPAIIGNRYETIFSEMGAKAIEVIDIQDRAQSEDPTWLNYVESCTGIFLTGGDQLRLCGLLADTPMMEIVRKRAQLGAVTLAGTSAGAAVMGLQMIAGGGSGESPNRALVDMTLGLGIVPEVIVDQHFHNRNRMARLMSAVASHPDKLGIGIDEDTCALFESSGIFQVIGKGTVTVVDPAEALFANFPTVGSTDPISIHNLRVHILSHGDRYDYHHRKVMAIEN
- a CDS encoding 4-hydroxybenzoate solanesyltransferase — encoded protein: MVTRQPQPEPSWRAIARLLRWDKPAGRLILMIPALWAVVLASQGKPEPLLVGVIILGTLATSAAGCVVNDLWDRNIDPKVKRTRDRPLASRALSAKTGFGVMLVAFACALGLAQYLNPFSFWLCVAAVPFIIFYPAAKRVFPVPQLVLSICWGFAVLICWSAVIRGLEPATWLLWGATVLWTLGFDTVYAMADREDDERVGVKSSARFFGQYAAQAVGLFFAGSAGLLAGLGALLNLNLWFWVSLGLAILGWAYHYQLIRPAKPMGTVYGQVFQQNVGVGFILLAGMILGSW
- a CDS encoding phosphoribosyltransferase — encoded protein: MKQRFHDRTEAGKLLAAQLSEYADRSDVWVLGLPRGGVPVAYEIAQALNLPLDICLVRKLGVPGQPELAMGAIAPGGVMVLNHEILESIRISRPAFQEVIESEQQELERRDRTYRENRPELDIQGKTVILVDDGIATGSTIRAAIATLRQKIPQEIVVAVPVAPISTDESLRTIVDKVVCLNLPERLNAIGMWYVDFSQTSDQEVRYLLAQQTIRTT
- a CDS encoding succinate dehydrogenase/fumarate reductase iron-sulfur subunit, coding for MQVRFQVIRQNADTPPRVQTYDLEVDPGNTILDCLNRIKWEQDGSLAYRKNCRNTICGSCSMRINGRSALACKENVGSEAARLQHIAAANSSATVDAVPTFTIAPMGNMPVIKDLVVDMQSFWDNLQAVAPYVSTEARQLPEREFLQSPEERDRLNQVGNCILCGACYSECNAREVDATFVGPHALAKAYRTVADPRDGRTEERLEHYSQGTAGVWGCTRCSFCDAVCPMEVAPMEQISKIKQEILDRQDDQSSLPVRHRKVLINLVKEGGWLDERKFGIRVVSNSLRDLRGLMSLGPLGLRMLARGKFPFGFEPSTGVDEVRSLIEAVQSLEAESTQAPKS